The DNA window GTTCCGCGGCCTGGCCAATGTGCAGCAGGCCACGCTGTCGGCCGTGGCACCCGGCATCGCCGAGGCACTGATCGCCACGGCGATCGGCCTGTTCGCGGCCATTCCAGCCGTGGTGGCCTACAACCGCTTTTCGCATGACATCGACCGCCTGGCGATCCGCTTTGAAAGCTTCGTCGAGGAGTTCTCCAACATCCTCCAGCGCCAGTCGCGCTAACCAGGAAAGGAGTCACCATGGCATCGTCCTTCAACAGCGGCAGCATGCGCGGCGGCCGCGGCCGCAAGCTCAAATCCGAGATCAATGTCGTGCCGTACATCGACGTGATGCTGTGCCTGCTGATCATCTTCATGGTGATGCCGAGCTCGAACAATCCGAGCTCGATCGACTTGCCGCATGCGGAAAAGTCGGTGCGGCCGCCGGATGCCTACATCCAGGTCACCTTGAAGCCCAACGGTGCGCTGTCGATCGGCATCGCGGGCAAGAATGCGGATGCGCCGGAAACGGCGCCGAACCGCGATGCGCTGGTGCGCAAGCTGGCGGTCCTGCACGAGGATCATCCCGACTATCCGGTGCTGATCGCTGGCGACAAGGAAAGCAAGTACGACGACGTGATCCAGCTGATTTCCGAAGCGAAGAAGATGGGCATCACCCGCGTCGGTCTGGCGACGAAGTAAGGCATGACGAACAAGGAAGCCACAGCGGGCGGCCCTTACCGGGTACCCCGGCACGACAGCGGCTGGCGGGCGTTCGGCCTGGCTTTGGCCACGCACGCGCTGCTGTTCCTGTTCCTGGGCATCGGTATCAACTGGCAGAGTTCGGAGCCGGTGGCGGTGGAAGCGGAAGTCTGGGACCTGACGACGCAGCAGGCGGCCCCGCCGCCGCCGGCCGCCGAGGAACCGGACCCCGCGCCGGAACCCACCCCCACGCCCGAGCCTGAACCGGCTCCGCCGCCACCCGCCCCGACGCCGGCCCCGCCGCCGCCGCGCGAGGTGACGCCACCGAAGCCCGATCCGGAGATCGCGCTGAAGAAGGAGCGCGAGAAGAAGAAGGAAGAGGAAAAGCGCCTGGCGGCCGAAAAGGCCGAGGAGAAGCGCAAGCAGAAGCTCGAGGACGAGAAGGAGCGCAAGCTCGCCGAGCAGAAGAAGAAGGAAGAAGACAAGAAACAGCGCGAGGAAGAGGAAAGAGAACGCCGGCTGGCCGAGGAAAAGGCCGAGAAGAAACAGGCCGAGGAAGACAAGAAGAAACAGCTGGCCGCGAAAAAGGCGGCGGAAAAGAAGGAAGCCGACCGCCTGGCGAAGATCCGCTCGGAAGAAATGCGCCGCATCACGGGCGCGGCGGGCGGCAGTTCGGGCACGGCCGAGAAATCGACCGCGCCGCGGATGGACAGTGGCTACGTGGCCGCCATCACGGCCAAGATCAAGAGCAATATCAGCTACGCGGGCAGCCAGGATGTTCCCGGCAATCCGCGTGCCGAGTTCAAGATTTCGCAATTGCCGACTGGGGAAATCATTTCGGTCCGAAAGATCAAGAGCAGCGGGATTCCCGCCTACGATGCCGCCGTGGAGAACGCGATCAACAAATCGTCGCCTCTGCCGAAAAAGAAAGACGGCACGGTGGAACGGGATATCAATGCCAACTTTAATTTGAAAGACTTGCCTTGACGCGAAACATGAAAAAACTCAATACCTTGTTCCTTACCGCCGGCATGCTGGCCAGCCTGACCGCCCAGGCGCAACTGCGCGTGGAAATCTCGGGTGTCGGCAGCAACCAGATTCCCGTGGCGGTCGCCGCCTTCGTCGACGAAGGCCAGTCGCCCACGCAGATTTCCAAGGTCATCAAGACCGACCTGGAGCGCAGCGGCGCCTTCAAGGTGATCGATGCCGGCACGATCAGCGATATCAACAGCGTCGATGCCGCGTCCTACAAGGCGCGCGGCGCGGACGCCCTCGTGGTCGGCACCGTGCAGAAGCAGCCGAACGGCACGTACGACGTGCGCTACAAGCTGATGTCGACGATCCAGAACGCGAAGATCTCGCAACTGGACCAGCAGGCGCCGGCGCAATTCACCCGCCTGTCGGCGCACAAGATCGCCGACGACGTCTATGAAAAACTGACCGGCGTGCGCGGCATCTTCGCCACCCGCATCGCCTATGTCACGCAACAAGGCCGTTCGTACCGCCTCGAAGTGGCGGATGCGGATGGCGAAAACGTGCAGCTGGCGCTGTCGTCGAACGAGCCGATCATTTCGCCGTCGTGGTCGCCGGACGGCACCAAGGTCGCCTATGTGTCGTTCGAGCAGAAAAAGCCGGTGATCTACGTGCAGAACCTGATCACCCGCCAGCGCACCGTCATCGCCAACGAGCGTGGCAGCAATTCGGCGCCTTCCTGGTCGCCGGACGGCAGTCGCATCGCGCTGGCGCTGTCGAAAACGGGCAATACCCAGGTCTACATCGCCAACAGCAGCGGCGGCGGCATCCGCCGCATCTCGAACAGCAGCGGCATCGATACCGAACCGCAGTTCTCCGCGGACGGCCAGTCGATCTACTTCACCAGCGACCGCAGCGGCGGCCCGCAGATCTACCGCATGAGTGCGAACGGCGGCGATGCGCAGCGCGTGACGTTCAAGGGTAACTACAACATCAGCCCGCGCATCTCCTCCGATGGGAAGTCGCTGGCGTATATTTCCCGGCGCAACGGCAACTTCCAGCTCTATGTCATGGATCTGGCAAGCGGCCAGGAGCTCCGTTTGTCGGATAACACGAACGACCAGGCCCCCAGCTTCGCACCGAACGGCAAGTACATCCTGTACTCGACCGAATCGGGCGGGCGCAAGGCCCTGGCGGTGGTGTCGGTGGACGGCCGGGTCAAGCAGCGCCTGACCATTCAGGCCGGAGCAATCAAGGAGCCCACCTGGGGTCCTTTCATGAAGTAAAAGAAGTAAAACAGGCAGTAAAGACCTTTCACAACGACCAGGAGAATCAACATGCGTAACGTAAAAAGCATCGCCTTCATCATCAGCAGCGCCGCCCTGCTGGCAGCTTGCTCGAGCCCCGTCAAGGTTTCCGAGCCGGCACCGGTAGTGGAAAGCAAGCCAGCCGAAGCACCAGCGGCAGCGCAGGACACCCGTGCCGTGGCACCGGTGGAAACCAAGTCGATCGACCCGCTGGATGACCCGCAAGGCGTGCTGGCGCAGCGCAGCGTGTACTTCGACTTCGACAGCTATGTCGTGCGCGAAGACGGCAAATCGGTGGTGACCAACCACTCCGGCTACCTGACCAAGAACACCGGCCGCAACATCCTGATCCAGGGCAACACCGACGAACGCGGCGGCGCCGAATACAACCTGGCCCTGGGCCAGAAGCGCGCCGAAGCCGTGAAGCGCTCGATGGTCGCGCTGGGCGTGTCCGAAGGCCAGATCGAAGCCGTTTCGCTGGGCAAGGAAAAGCCGAAGGCAACGGGCAGCAACGAAGAAGCGTGGGCACAGAACCGCCGCGCCGACATCGTCTACAAGTAATCGCCGCTCACGATCCAGACATCGTACAGACGGGGCAGCGCGCAAGTTATACTGCGCGCTGCCCCGTTTTTTTCATTGAAAGCGTTTAGAACATGATCAAATTCGCAAAGACGGCTGTCGCGCTGGCCGTTGCCACCTTCTCCCTGCATGCCGCCGCCGGCGTTTTCGACGACGACGAAGCGCGCCGCGCCATCCTCGACCTGCGCGCGAAGGTGGAAGCGCTGTCCAAGGAACTGGCCACGCGCCTGGACACGAAAGCGGACAAGACATCGACGCTGGACCTGATCGCCCAGCACGACCAGACGATGCAGGAAATCGCCCGCCTGCGCGGCCAGGTCGA is part of the Pseudoduganella lutea genome and encodes:
- a CDS encoding ExbD/TolR family protein, producing MASSFNSGSMRGGRGRKLKSEINVVPYIDVMLCLLIIFMVMPSSNNPSSIDLPHAEKSVRPPDAYIQVTLKPNGALSIGIAGKNADAPETAPNRDALVRKLAVLHEDHPDYPVLIAGDKESKYDDVIQLISEAKKMGITRVGLATK
- the tolB gene encoding Tol-Pal system beta propeller repeat protein TolB; translated protein: MKKLNTLFLTAGMLASLTAQAQLRVEISGVGSNQIPVAVAAFVDEGQSPTQISKVIKTDLERSGAFKVIDAGTISDINSVDAASYKARGADALVVGTVQKQPNGTYDVRYKLMSTIQNAKISQLDQQAPAQFTRLSAHKIADDVYEKLTGVRGIFATRIAYVTQQGRSYRLEVADADGENVQLALSSNEPIISPSWSPDGTKVAYVSFEQKKPVIYVQNLITRQRTVIANERGSNSAPSWSPDGSRIALALSKTGNTQVYIANSSGGGIRRISNSSGIDTEPQFSADGQSIYFTSDRSGGPQIYRMSANGGDAQRVTFKGNYNISPRISSDGKSLAYISRRNGNFQLYVMDLASGQELRLSDNTNDQAPSFAPNGKYILYSTESGGRKALAVVSVDGRVKQRLTIQAGAIKEPTWGPFMK
- the tolA gene encoding cell envelope integrity protein TolA yields the protein MTNKEATAGGPYRVPRHDSGWRAFGLALATHALLFLFLGIGINWQSSEPVAVEAEVWDLTTQQAAPPPPAAEEPDPAPEPTPTPEPEPAPPPPAPTPAPPPPREVTPPKPDPEIALKKEREKKKEEEKRLAAEKAEEKRKQKLEDEKERKLAEQKKKEEDKKQREEEERERRLAEEKAEKKQAEEDKKKQLAAKKAAEKKEADRLAKIRSEEMRRITGAAGGSSGTAEKSTAPRMDSGYVAAITAKIKSNISYAGSQDVPGNPRAEFKISQLPTGEIISVRKIKSSGIPAYDAAVENAINKSSPLPKKKDGTVERDINANFNLKDLP
- the pal gene encoding peptidoglycan-associated lipoprotein Pal, coding for MRNVKSIAFIISSAALLAACSSPVKVSEPAPVVESKPAEAPAAAQDTRAVAPVETKSIDPLDDPQGVLAQRSVYFDFDSYVVREDGKSVVTNHSGYLTKNTGRNILIQGNTDERGGAEYNLALGQKRAEAVKRSMVALGVSEGQIEAVSLGKEKPKATGSNEEAWAQNRRADIVYK